The following are from one region of the Chloracidobacterium sp. genome:
- a CDS encoding dehydrogenase has product MSTSAKEIDSKAEKKAMKGKAATEIDDKYHGLSPETLVGIYRTMYLSRRIDDKEIQLKGQNKIFFQISGAGHEALLVGAALALKPAYDWFFPYYRDRALMLGLGMTAQEMLWSAVGAEKDPNSHGRQMPSHWGHKDLNVPSQSSCTGTQALHSVGAAEASYRASLLKELQDKVVGFKGDEVVYMSVGDGTTSEGEWWEALNTASNLKLPVIFVVEDNGYAISTPVEVGTAGGDISKLVAGFPDLFIQKCDGTDPLASYAAFKRAVAYCRQRKGPAFIHGKVIRPYSHSLSDDEKLYRPDEERDADAAIDPIKTFAEFLMNEGIVSSEKLEALRKEVDDEVNRAADIAIETPQPAPESAYRNVFSPDVDPTDRQLFDTEDGAELSGNPGTMVDLINRCMHEEMERDPRIVVFGEDVADCSREEYLERVKGKGGVFKVTANLQRKFGSTRVFNSPLAEANIIGRAVGLAIRGLKPVVEIQFFDYIFPAFHQIRNEVAVTRWRSDGDTKCPMVMRVPVGGYLKGGAVYHSQSGTTLFAHTPGLMIVYPSTALDANGLLRTAIRCDDPVLFLEHKHLYRQVYNKSEYPSKDFLIPFGKARKVREGNDVTIVTFGALVERSNQAAKRLEQQGITVDLIDLRTLVPYDWDAIVDSVKKTSRVIVAHEDPISYGYGAEIAARISDELFEYLDAPVRRVGATDTFVAYAPQVEDFILPQSEDVETAVQELMKY; this is encoded by the coding sequence ATGTCTACATCTGCGAAAGAGATCGATTCAAAAGCTGAAAAGAAGGCGATGAAGGGAAAAGCGGCCACCGAGATCGACGATAAATATCACGGGCTTTCTCCCGAAACTCTCGTCGGGATATACCGCACGATGTACCTGTCGCGCCGGATCGATGATAAAGAGATCCAGCTCAAGGGCCAGAACAAGATCTTCTTCCAAATATCGGGTGCCGGCCACGAGGCCTTGCTTGTTGGTGCGGCTCTTGCGCTCAAACCCGCTTACGATTGGTTCTTTCCATACTATCGCGACCGTGCGTTGATGCTGGGACTTGGCATGACGGCCCAGGAAATGCTCTGGTCGGCTGTCGGCGCTGAGAAAGACCCAAATTCGCACGGACGCCAGATGCCCTCACACTGGGGCCATAAGGATCTGAATGTGCCGTCGCAGTCTTCCTGCACCGGGACGCAGGCGCTCCATTCGGTCGGAGCAGCCGAGGCAAGCTACCGGGCTTCGCTCCTCAAGGAACTTCAGGATAAGGTCGTAGGCTTTAAGGGCGACGAGGTCGTTTATATGTCGGTCGGCGACGGAACGACCAGCGAAGGCGAATGGTGGGAAGCTCTGAATACAGCCAGCAACCTTAAGCTGCCAGTGATCTTTGTCGTAGAGGACAACGGCTACGCGATCTCAACTCCGGTCGAGGTCGGAACTGCCGGGGGCGACATATCAAAGTTGGTTGCCGGCTTTCCGGATCTTTTCATCCAGAAGTGCGATGGTACCGACCCGCTCGCGTCCTACGCAGCATTCAAACGCGCGGTTGCGTATTGCCGTCAACGCAAGGGGCCGGCGTTTATCCACGGAAAGGTCATCAGGCCATACTCACATTCGCTGTCGGACGACGAAAAGCTATATCGTCCGGACGAAGAACGCGACGCCGATGCGGCGATCGATCCGATCAAGACGTTTGCAGAATTTTTGATGAACGAGGGCATTGTTTCGTCAGAAAAGCTGGAAGCTCTTCGAAAGGAGGTCGACGACGAGGTGAACCGCGCCGCCGATATTGCGATCGAAACGCCGCAGCCTGCCCCTGAATCGGCATATAGGAACGTTTTTTCACCTGATGTTGACCCGACCGACCGCCAGTTGTTCGATACGGAAGATGGAGCCGAACTTTCGGGCAATCCGGGAACGATGGTCGATCTCATCAACCGCTGCATGCACGAAGAGATGGAGCGCGACCCGCGTATCGTGGTCTTTGGCGAGGACGTTGCCGATTGTTCTCGTGAAGAATATCTCGAGCGTGTCAAAGGAAAAGGCGGCGTTTTTAAGGTGACGGCAAACCTGCAGAGAAAATTCGGCAGCACCCGCGTTTTCAACTCACCACTTGCCGAGGCGAACATTATCGGCCGTGCGGTCGGGCTCGCCATCCGCGGGCTTAAACCGGTGGTCGAGATACAGTTCTTCGATTACATCTTCCCTGCATTTCACCAGATCAGAAACGAAGTGGCGGTAACGCGTTGGCGCTCCGACGGCGACACAAAATGCCCGATGGTAATGCGCGTCCCGGTCGGCGGCTATCTCAAAGGGGGAGCCGTTTACCACTCGCAATCGGGCACTACGCTCTTCGCGCACACGCCGGGGTTGATGATCGTTTACCCATCGACCGCGCTCGATGCCAATGGACTATTGCGGACCGCGATCCGATGCGACGATCCGGTCCTGTTTCTGGAACATAAGCATCTTTATCGCCAGGTCTACAACAAGTCTGAATACCCGTCGAAAGATTTCCTTATCCCGTTCGGTAAGGCTCGAAAAGTGCGTGAGGGAAATGACGTCACCATCGTGACTTTCGGCGCTTTGGTCGAACGTTCTAACCAGGCGGCAAAACGCCTCGAGCAGCAAGGGATCACAGTCGATCTGATCGACCTCCGGACACTTGTGCCTTACGATTGGGACGCGATCGTCGATTCGGTCAAGAAAACCTCACGGGTCATCGTTGCTCACGAAGATCCGATCTCTTACGGGTATGGAGCCGAGATAGCTGCCCGCATTTCGGATGAGCTCTTCGAGTATCTCGATGCTCCGGTACG
- a CDS encoding M1 family metallopeptidase, translated as MRTILNLGLILLISVSVYAQRELGVRPTETGGPLIAEQAAFDVMTYNVSVRVEPSSQWISGTTVMTAKIVKPTAVIVLDLDPAFTIERVYGESGEKDRQAAMRYEHKDGKIRIFFPKVKKAGEAFETFITYSGKPRRAPRPPWVGGFMWEKTPSGADWVSVALQNDGADLYFPVKDHPSDKADRVTMNITVPDPLVAAGPGVLQDVKKNADGTSTFNWLMTNPIPNYSIVFNAAPYRKIEDSMRSITGETIPIVFYILPESYENGAKLIAETKKYVQFFEKYNGPFPFRSQKLGIVETPHLGMEHSTLIAYGNKFQYNADGFDWLMLHELGHEWWANLVTARDWKDFWIHEGFQSFMDTLYLEHIGKKDAYFESMRQRARRTRNMQPVAPREAKFAYEVYLQAPDYIQSDGDIYGKGAVVLHTLRYLIGDDAFFRALKRMAYPTIAMERLTDGRQTRLVDTDDFLAIAEKESGMKLGWFFEVYLRQPKLPRLVVTEGLSSFANQPSRLVLQWETPNALPFPMPVEVEIGGKTQRVEMRGGKGIVNFTGATPVVDPKGWILKAQ; from the coding sequence ATGAGAACGATCTTGAATCTTGGATTGATACTGCTCATCTCCGTCTCTGTTTACGCCCAGCGTGAGCTTGGCGTCCGTCCGACCGAGACGGGCGGCCCGCTGATCGCCGAACAAGCTGCGTTCGATGTAATGACCTATAACGTCAGCGTCAGGGTCGAGCCAAGTTCGCAATGGATCTCTGGAACCACGGTCATGACGGCAAAGATCGTTAAGCCGACCGCCGTCATTGTGCTCGATCTTGATCCGGCATTCACGATCGAGCGTGTTTACGGCGAATCCGGCGAGAAGGACCGGCAGGCCGCGATGCGCTACGAGCATAAAGACGGGAAGATACGGATCTTTTTCCCGAAAGTGAAGAAGGCCGGCGAGGCTTTCGAGACGTTCATCACGTATTCGGGCAAGCCGCGAAGGGCACCGCGTCCGCCTTGGGTCGGCGGCTTTATGTGGGAAAAAACGCCGAGCGGAGCAGATTGGGTCTCGGTTGCGCTGCAGAACGACGGCGCCGATCTCTACTTTCCGGTGAAAGATCATCCGTCGGACAAGGCCGACCGCGTGACGATGAATATTACCGTTCCCGACCCGTTGGTCGCGGCAGGTCCGGGCGTCCTTCAGGATGTTAAGAAGAATGCCGACGGCACATCGACCTTCAACTGGCTGATGACCAATCCGATCCCGAACTACTCGATCGTCTTCAATGCGGCACCGTACCGCAAGATCGAGGATTCGATGAGAAGTATCACGGGCGAGACCATCCCGATAGTTTTTTACATCCTGCCAGAAAGCTACGAGAATGGCGCAAAACTGATCGCTGAGACAAAGAAATACGTTCAGTTCTTTGAAAAATACAATGGGCCGTTTCCTTTCCGTTCGCAAAAACTCGGGATCGTAGAAACTCCGCATCTCGGCATGGAGCATTCGACGCTGATCGCTTACGGCAATAAGTTTCAGTATAACGCCGACGGATTTGATTGGCTGATGCTTCACGAACTAGGGCATGAATGGTGGGCGAATCTCGTAACCGCCAGGGACTGGAAGGATTTCTGGATCCATGAAGGATTTCAGTCGTTCATGGATACGCTTTATCTCGAGCACATCGGCAAAAAGGACGCATATTTCGAATCGATGCGCCAGCGTGCTCGGCGAACGCGAAACATGCAGCCGGTAGCGCCGCGGGAAGCCAAATTCGCTTACGAGGTCTATCTTCAGGCTCCGGACTACATCCAGAGCGACGGCGACATCTACGGCAAGGGCGCTGTTGTTCTTCATACACTTCGATATCTGATAGGCGATGATGCCTTCTTTCGTGCCCTCAAGCGAATGGCGTATCCGACGATCGCTATGGAACGCCTGACCGACGGCCGACAAACACGCCTCGTTGATACCGACGATTTTCTTGCGATCGCCGAAAAGGAATCGGGCATGAAGCTTGGCTGGTTTTTTGAGGTATATCTCCGCCAGCCGAAACTTCCGAGACTGGTAGTGACCGAGGGTTTGTCGAGTTTCGCCAACCAGCCCAGCCGACTGGTGCTCCAATGGGAAACCCCGAACGCGCTGCCTTTCCCGATGCCGGTTGAGGTCGAGATCGGCGGCAAGACACAGCGCGTCGAGATGAGAGGTGGAAAGGGAATCGTCAATTTCACGGGGGCAACCCCGGTCGTTGATCCTAAGGGTTGGATATTGAAAGCACAATAG
- a CDS encoding peptidylprolyl isomerase codes for MKYSMIFLVAFFVVGITGQTPQVQEPAKANPRPTPTPEAKAEPFDKADVKTMAAQCVSFDTEAGEIVIEMYPEHAPESVRNFLNMAATGLLDTTTFSRIVPGFVIQGGDIWTREGKVTYEIGTRARRTLPDEPNKILHERGVVSMARNEEPNTATTNFFILVGTGSHLDGSFAAFGRVIKGMEVADAINKAKVTDEKPEKPVRIRKATVSACTTP; via the coding sequence ATGAAGTATTCGATGATTTTTTTGGTCGCGTTTTTCGTAGTTGGCATCACCGGCCAGACCCCGCAGGTCCAGGAGCCGGCGAAGGCGAATCCCCGGCCGACGCCTACACCCGAAGCAAAGGCCGAACCGTTCGACAAGGCTGATGTTAAAACGATGGCTGCCCAGTGTGTCAGCTTCGATACGGAAGCCGGCGAGATCGTGATAGAAATGTATCCGGAGCACGCCCCTGAATCGGTTCGAAATTTTCTTAACATGGCGGCGACCGGATTGCTCGATACAACAACGTTCAGCCGTATAGTTCCAGGCTTTGTAATTCAAGGCGGAGACATCTGGACGCGAGAGGGAAAGGTGACCTATGAGATAGGTACTCGTGCCCGCCGGACTCTGCCTGACGAGCCGAACAAGATACTTCATGAACGCGGCGTCGTCTCAATGGCCCGCAACGAAGAACCAAACACCGCTACGACAAACTTCTTCATCCTTGTCGGCACCGGATCACATCTCGACGGCAGCTTTGCAGCATTCGGACGTGTGATAAAAGGTATGGAAGTGGCCGATGCGATCAACAAAGCGAAGGTGACGGACGAAAAGCCGGAAAAGCCCGTTAGGATCAGGAAGGCGACCGTTTCGGCCTGCACCACACCCTAG
- a CDS encoding YcxB family protein, whose translation MNEPIQLDVLYSADDFARGTMFIQSRSPILRYAFLAPLIVLAVSAAGLFVIPGTYRLSEANQRFFQLFGIFLLILSPMLYFATRTKSSFWLRRQFQKQIDSSPALQKPQRIEITEDGVIGTTELSKGETRWEAVIEAIETSDYFYLFTAKKMAMVLPKRAFADNTQIGQLRELVAAKLGSRAVLLQ comes from the coding sequence TTGAACGAACCGATACAGCTCGACGTTTTGTATTCCGCAGACGATTTTGCTCGCGGAACCATGTTCATTCAAAGCCGCTCGCCGATCCTTCGATATGCCTTTTTGGCACCGTTGATCGTTCTTGCCGTCTCTGCGGCCGGCCTCTTCGTTATCCCGGGGACTTATCGGCTAAGCGAGGCGAATCAGCGCTTTTTTCAGCTATTCGGAATTTTCCTTCTTATCTTGTCGCCGATGCTCTACTTTGCGACCCGAACCAAATCAAGCTTTTGGCTGCGACGACAATTCCAGAAACAGATCGACAGTTCGCCCGCTCTTCAGAAACCGCAGAGAATAGAAATAACCGAAGACGGTGTGATAGGTACAACGGAGTTGTCAAAAGGCGAGACCCGCTGGGAGGCAGTGATCGAAGCGATCGAGACTTCCGATTACTTTTACTTATTTACCGCAAAGAAGATGGCGATGGTACTACCAAAACGCGCATTTGCGGACAACACTCAGATCGGACAATTGCGAGAACTCGTGGCTGCCAAACTTGGGTCGAGGGCAGTGCTGCTCCAATAG
- a CDS encoding tetratricopeptide repeat protein has protein sequence MQNRIDVFEQMLAADPDNTMVMFGLAKEYEKAGHNTKVIELLEAYLAKADDEGNAYGTLAAAYARSGDRDKAIETYEKGIGVAMAHGHPTMANEYRMTLDLDYTD, from the coding sequence ATGCAAAACCGAATAGACGTTTTCGAGCAAATGCTTGCGGCTGATCCTGACAACACGATGGTGATGTTCGGACTGGCGAAAGAATACGAAAAGGCCGGCCACAACACCAAGGTCATCGAGCTTCTCGAAGCCTATCTCGCAAAAGCCGATGATGAGGGAAATGCTTACGGCACGCTCGCTGCAGCCTACGCAAGAAGCGGTGACCGGGATAAGGCGATCGAAACCTATGAGAAGGGCATTGGTGTCGCAATGGCCCACGGCCATCCAACGATGGCAAATGAATATCGGATGACGCTCGATCTCGACTACACCGACTAG
- a CDS encoding radical SAM protein — MRQINNPPNPYSRFSAEYVGEPPPTKLEVYEETATKKVITKAFASDWEGGWRYTVNCYRGCIHGCTYCFARQYHEYLGYGAGTDFETKIVVKPNTPQLLREELKKTWDKMPHLDFSFATDPYLPLEAEYQLTRKCLEVCAEFRVPVAVITKSALVTRDVDILKRLARVSVFFSLPFLTKERSNPFEPYTPVPEARFRAMKLLSDEGIQTGIGIAPVIPGYNEADIPGLLERAKECGAQRAFMSMLHIDTDSIEEYFVQRMTDRLSPTRVAKIINTMKRERGGTLRHRTYNERMTGKTEQWEVTERLFDFHSRRLGFKTHERPELSDSAPVSEPVQQRLF, encoded by the coding sequence GTGCGACAAATCAATAACCCGCCGAATCCTTATTCCCGCTTTTCGGCGGAGTATGTAGGCGAACCACCGCCGACAAAGCTCGAGGTCTACGAAGAAACAGCGACAAAAAAGGTGATCACAAAGGCTTTTGCCTCTGATTGGGAAGGCGGGTGGCGGTATACGGTAAATTGCTACCGAGGCTGCATTCACGGATGTACATACTGTTTCGCACGTCAGTATCACGAATACCTCGGTTACGGAGCGGGAACAGATTTCGAGACAAAGATCGTGGTCAAACCGAATACACCGCAATTGCTTCGTGAAGAACTGAAGAAAACGTGGGACAAGATGCCGCATCTCGACTTTTCGTTCGCGACCGACCCTTACTTGCCGCTCGAGGCCGAATATCAGTTGACGAGAAAGTGTCTTGAGGTATGTGCAGAGTTCAGGGTTCCGGTCGCTGTAATTACAAAGAGCGCACTTGTAACCCGTGACGTCGACATCTTAAAGCGACTTGCCAGGGTTTCGGTCTTTTTTTCGCTTCCTTTTCTTACAAAAGAGAGATCAAACCCATTTGAGCCGTACACACCTGTTCCGGAGGCGAGATTCCGCGCGATGAAACTGCTTTCGGATGAAGGCATTCAGACCGGGATCGGGATCGCACCCGTAATTCCGGGTTATAACGAGGCCGATATCCCGGGCTTACTTGAGCGTGCCAAGGAATGCGGGGCCCAACGTGCTTTTATGTCGATGCTTCATATCGACACTGATTCGATCGAAGAGTATTTTGTTCAGAGGATGACCGACCGGCTGTCGCCTACGCGGGTCGCCAAGATAATTAATACAATGAAGCGCGAACGCGGCGGCACTTTGCGGCATCGTACCTACAATGAGCGCATGACGGGCAAGACCGAGCAGTGGGAGGTGACCGAACGATTGTTCGATTTTCATTCTCGGAGGCTCGGCTTTAAAACGCATGAGCGGCCCGAGCTATCTGATTCAGCCCCCGTATCAGAACCCGTTCAGCAGAGGCTCTTTTAA
- a CDS encoding lipid-binding SYLF domain-containing protein, with product MRSFFNVIMFAVFAASVFAINVSAQDKGKELRSAIDRVDKASDVIKEVMKISERSIPRDLLSKAKAIVVFPGTLKVGFIVGGQGGSGVAIRRLDSGWSAPAFLNMAGGSIGPQVGGQKTDYVLLVMNENGLDKLLRDKFEIGGEGSVSAGPVGRTASATTNARLDAEILSYSRSKGLFAGISLKGVVISQDEDMNQAIYEKSARQLLVETPIGWADAPASLQKFPKTVATYTR from the coding sequence ATGAGGTCTTTTTTCAATGTGATAATGTTCGCGGTTTTCGCGGCATCGGTTTTTGCGATAAACGTCAGTGCGCAGGACAAAGGAAAGGAACTGCGATCGGCGATCGATCGCGTCGACAAGGCGTCAGATGTGATAAAGGAGGTCATGAAGATCTCAGAACGATCGATCCCGCGCGATCTGCTTTCAAAGGCAAAAGCGATCGTCGTGTTTCCCGGAACGCTTAAGGTCGGCTTTATTGTCGGCGGACAAGGCGGAAGCGGCGTTGCGATCCGTCGGTTGGACAGCGGCTGGAGCGCACCGGCATTCCTGAACATGGCCGGCGGAAGCATCGGGCCGCAGGTCGGCGGACAGAAGACCGACTACGTTCTTTTGGTCATGAACGAAAATGGGCTCGACAAACTCTTGCGCGACAAGTTCGAGATCGGCGGCGAAGGGAGTGTTTCGGCGGGTCCGGTCGGCCGCACGGCTTCGGCAACGACCAATGCGAGGCTTGATGCCGAAATTCTTAGTTATTCAAGGAGCAAAGGCCTGTTTGCGGGTATATCGCTTAAGGGGGTCGTGATCTCGCAGGACGAAGATATGAACCAGGCGATCTACGAAAAATCAGCTCGTCAACTGCTGGTTGAGACTCCGATCGGTTGGGCCGATGCACCGGCGTCGCTGCAAAAGTTCCCAAAGACCGTCGCCACGTATACGCGATGA
- a CDS encoding GNAT family N-acetyltransferase has product MDSAAITIKKASVADAKLLTDLAYTTFWDAFAHHPKNAPDDLNHYMRQAFSLEQTAAELSDERNVFIIADLDDEPAGYAKLIIGAVENGITAEKPIELNRLYSHQRFLGLGVGQTLMDHCFELGREYGCDVMWLGVWEYNSRAQRFYEKNGFRAVGSHVFQLGADPQTDLLMQREL; this is encoded by the coding sequence ATGGACTCGGCGGCTATCACGATAAAGAAGGCATCCGTCGCGGACGCGAAGCTTTTGACCGACCTTGCATACACGACGTTTTGGGATGCATTCGCACATCACCCTAAAAATGCGCCTGACGATTTGAACCATTACATGCGGCAGGCGTTCAGTCTTGAGCAGACCGCTGCAGAACTCAGTGACGAAAGGAACGTTTTTATCATCGCAGATCTGGATGACGAACCGGCCGGCTATGCCAAGCTTATCATTGGTGCGGTCGAGAACGGCATCACCGCTGAAAAACCGATCGAGCTCAATCGGCTCTATTCACATCAGCGATTTCTTGGCCTCGGCGTCGGCCAAACGCTGATGGATCACTGCTTTGAGCTTGGACGCGAATACGGCTGCGACGTGATGTGGCTGGGCGTTTGGGAATATAATTCGAGGGCACAGAGGTTCTACGAGAAGAATGGCTTTCGCGCTGTAGGTAGCCACGTGTTCCAACTCGGGGCCGACCCTCAGACCGATCTCTTGATGCAAAGGGAACTTTGA